A single window of Pectobacterium parmentieri DNA harbors:
- a CDS encoding efflux RND transporter periplasmic adaptor subunit, producing the protein MNKNRGLTPLAAVLMLSGGLMLAGCDSGNNQQDGGAQQQMPEVGIVTLKTEALNVMTELPGRTSAYRIAEVRPQVGGIILKRNFVEGSDVKAGASLYQIDPATYQANYNSAKGSLAQAQAQAEIAHLTVNRYKPLLGTNYVSKQDYDQAVATSRQADAAVLAAKAAVDTAQINLAYTKVNSPIEGRVGRSTVTEGALVGTGQATALTTVQQLDPIYVDVTQSSNDFLQLKKELENGTLKQNQGKANVRLLLENGTEYAEAGTLEFSDVTVDETTGSITLRAIFPNPQHNLLPGMFVRARLDSGVNPTALLVPQQGVTRDPRGQATAMVVGEGDKVEPRSLKTGKAIGDKWLVTEGLKAGDRVILTGLQKIRPGAQVKAKEVAPENQQAQQASAEPAKS; encoded by the coding sequence ATGAACAAAAACAGAGGGCTAACGCCTCTGGCGGCAGTTCTGATGCTTTCTGGCGGCTTAATGCTCGCAGGATGTGATAGCGGCAACAATCAGCAGGACGGCGGCGCACAGCAGCAGATGCCTGAAGTGGGTATTGTTACGTTGAAAACAGAAGCACTGAATGTCATGACCGAACTGCCGGGCCGTACAAGTGCTTACCGCATTGCTGAGGTTCGCCCACAGGTTGGCGGAATTATCCTAAAACGCAACTTCGTTGAAGGATCTGACGTTAAAGCTGGCGCATCACTGTATCAGATCGATCCTGCAACCTATCAGGCGAACTACAACAGCGCCAAAGGTTCACTTGCTCAAGCTCAGGCTCAGGCAGAAATTGCACACCTGACGGTTAACCGCTATAAACCGCTGCTGGGCACCAACTACGTCAGCAAGCAAGATTACGATCAGGCTGTCGCTACTTCCCGTCAGGCTGATGCTGCTGTTTTGGCAGCCAAAGCGGCAGTAGACACCGCACAAATCAATCTGGCTTACACCAAAGTCAATTCACCAATCGAAGGCCGCGTAGGAAGATCAACGGTAACGGAAGGCGCATTGGTGGGAACCGGGCAAGCAACGGCATTAACAACCGTGCAGCAACTTGATCCGATCTATGTTGATGTCACTCAATCCAGTAACGATTTTCTGCAACTGAAAAAAGAGCTGGAAAACGGCACGCTAAAACAAAATCAAGGCAAAGCGAATGTCCGTCTGCTGTTAGAAAATGGTACTGAGTATGCAGAAGCAGGTACATTGGAATTCTCTGATGTTACGGTAGATGAAACCACAGGTTCCATCACGCTGCGCGCCATTTTCCCTAACCCACAGCACAACCTGCTGCCCGGTATGTTTGTACGTGCTCGCCTCGATTCCGGCGTTAACCCGACGGCCTTATTAGTGCCGCAGCAAGGTGTCACCCGCGATCCGCGTGGTCAGGCCACGGCGATGGTGGTTGGGGAAGGCGATAAAGTAGAGCCGCGTTCGCTTAAAACCGGTAAAGCAATTGGTGACAAATGGTTGGTTACCGAAGGCTTGAAAGCAGGTGACCGCGTTATTCTCACTGGTCTGCAAAAAATCAGACCCGGTGCGCAGGTGAAAGCTAAAGAAGTCGCTCCAGAAAATCAGCAGGCGCAGCAAGCGTCAGCAGAACCCGCGAAGTCTTAA
- the acrR gene encoding multidrug efflux transporter transcriptional repressor AcrR has translation MARKTKEQAQETRQHIQDTALRVFSEHGVSATSLSDIAIAAGVTRGAIYWHFKNKAEIFDEIWAQAESKISEFEIEYQTKFPDNPLRVMRELLIYMLRLTVNDTQWRSIMEICFHKCEFVGEMLQSYNARKELYLSCYVDIEENLIKCIRMGMLPTDIYPRRAAIALRAYFSGVMENWLFMPESFDLDQDAPALVDAFIDMLHFSPALRKPAV, from the coding sequence ATGGCACGAAAAACCAAAGAACAGGCTCAGGAAACCCGACAACATATACAGGATACTGCGTTGAGAGTCTTCTCTGAGCACGGTGTGTCTGCGACTTCATTGTCTGACATTGCGATAGCTGCTGGCGTGACCCGCGGTGCTATTTACTGGCATTTTAAGAATAAAGCCGAAATTTTCGATGAGATCTGGGCACAGGCAGAATCAAAAATCAGTGAGTTCGAAATAGAGTATCAGACAAAATTCCCTGACAATCCACTCCGCGTGATGCGTGAATTATTGATTTATATGCTGCGTTTAACGGTTAATGATACGCAGTGGCGTTCCATTATGGAAATTTGTTTCCATAAATGCGAATTTGTCGGCGAAATGTTGCAATCTTATAATGCGCGCAAAGAGCTTTATCTTTCCTGCTATGTTGATATCGAAGAAAACCTGATTAAGTGCATTCGTATGGGGATGTTGCCGACGGATATTTACCCCCGTCGCGCTGCGATTGCGCTGCGTGCCTATTTTTCCGGCGTGATGGAAAACTGGCTGTTTATGCCGGAAAGTTTCGATCTCGATCAGGATGCTCCTGCGCTGGTGGATGCCTTTATCGATATGCTGCATTTTAGCCCGGCGCTGCGCAAACCTGCTGTGTAA
- the rsmS gene encoding pleiotropic regulatory protein RsmS — protein sequence MSLENAPPEVKLAVDLIMLLEENQIAPHIALAALAMVRTDFEKKRSQEENDAKSSAQNE from the coding sequence ATGTCACTTGAAAACGCCCCACCTGAAGTCAAGCTGGCAGTCGATTTGATTATGCTGCTGGAAGAGAACCAGATCGCACCACACATTGCACTGGCCGCGCTGGCAATGGTACGTACCGATTTTGAGAAAAAGCGCTCGCAAGAAGAAAACGATGCGAAATCCTCTGCCCAAAACGAATAG
- the priC gene encoding primosomal replication protein PriC, giving the protein MNTHQLLQALEQQITTLSKELEPLADKAVPQSRFDRQLFSSYGTRLRDYRAEVEQNLHTIKQLVAEQRTDRVAFLAEKLVSQIAALQRELATQSLRRQEQRNTPQPEDVYHKLAEHQDYERRLLSMIQDRESLLITQTLFSEQQRLQKELAALEGRLARCRQALSRLERQIERREQGL; this is encoded by the coding sequence GTGAACACGCATCAATTGCTGCAGGCGCTTGAGCAACAAATTACTACGCTGTCGAAAGAGCTGGAACCGCTGGCAGATAAAGCGGTGCCACAATCACGCTTTGATCGTCAACTTTTTAGCAGTTACGGCACCCGGTTACGTGATTATCGCGCCGAGGTTGAACAAAATCTGCATACAATAAAACAACTGGTCGCAGAGCAACGCACCGATCGTGTAGCATTTCTGGCTGAAAAGCTGGTCAGCCAGATAGCTGCCTTGCAGCGTGAACTGGCGACGCAGTCGCTACGCAGACAAGAGCAACGAAACACGCCACAGCCGGAAGATGTGTATCACAAGCTAGCAGAGCATCAGGATTATGAACGCCGTTTGCTTTCCATGATTCAGGATAGAGAAAGTTTGCTCATCACACAGACGCTTTTCAGTGAGCAACAGCGGCTACAAAAAGAGCTAGCGGCACTGGAAGGACGACTGGCTCGCTGCCGTCAGGCGCTGTCGCGATTAGAACGTCAGATCGAACGCCGGGAACAAGGGTTATAG